From Fibrobacter sp. UWP2, one genomic window encodes:
- a CDS encoding ATP-binding protein, giving the protein MKRIALENLLKWKESANRKPLILNGARQVGKTWLLREFAKTAYQKEAYIVCRKNELVKQVFARDFDIKRILRDLKALSKVDITPGDTLIILDEVQDVPEAIEALKYFYEQAPEYHIAVAGSLLGISLHQGVSFPVGKVDELDIFPMNFMEFLDAIGEQNTADLIAKRDFASIAPLHEKCVDLLRQYYYVGGMPEAVKQYAETGALQSVREIQKSILRGYEQDFSKHAPKDQVAKIKLVWKSVPSQLFKENKKFIYGALRKGARATQYEEAIEWLVGSGLLYKVSRVSKPALPLSIYEELNIFKLYALDVGLLGAMANTDSSQILIKSDLIAEFNGGLAEQFILQQMKSKRIDPIYYHSTDDSRLELDFLIQSEGRLLPIEVKSGESVSSNSLSTLLQNTPGLQAIRYSMRPYREQASLTNVPLYAV; this is encoded by the coding sequence ATGAAGCGAATTGCCCTAGAAAATCTGCTTAAATGGAAAGAAAGCGCAAATCGAAAGCCCTTGATTCTTAACGGGGCGCGTCAAGTCGGCAAGACCTGGCTTTTGCGGGAATTTGCCAAGACGGCATATCAGAAAGAAGCCTATATCGTTTGCCGAAAAAATGAGTTGGTGAAACAGGTGTTCGCCCGCGATTTTGACATAAAACGAATCTTGCGCGATTTAAAGGCCTTAAGCAAGGTTGACATCACCCCCGGCGACACGTTGATTATTTTGGACGAAGTTCAAGATGTTCCCGAAGCCATCGAAGCGCTGAAATATTTCTACGAGCAAGCGCCCGAATATCATATTGCCGTTGCGGGATCGTTGCTTGGAATTTCGCTCCATCAGGGAGTGTCGTTCCCTGTCGGAAAGGTGGACGAGCTAGACATTTTCCCGATGAATTTTATGGAATTCCTTGACGCCATCGGCGAACAGAACACTGCGGATCTCATTGCAAAAAGAGATTTTGCTAGCATTGCTCCGTTGCACGAAAAGTGCGTCGATTTGCTCAGGCAATACTACTATGTGGGCGGCATGCCCGAAGCAGTTAAACAGTATGCTGAAACCGGGGCTCTGCAGAGCGTGCGCGAAATACAGAAAAGCATCTTGCGTGGATATGAGCAGGATTTTTCAAAACATGCGCCCAAAGACCAGGTTGCAAAGATAAAGCTTGTTTGGAAAAGCGTTCCCTCGCAACTGTTCAAGGAAAACAAGAAGTTTATTTACGGGGCACTCCGCAAGGGCGCCCGTGCAACGCAATACGAAGAAGCTATCGAATGGCTTGTGGGTTCCGGCTTGCTTTACAAGGTGTCTCGCGTTTCTAAACCCGCTTTGCCATTAAGCATTTATGAAGAACTGAACATTTTCAAGTTATATGCATTGGATGTCGGTCTGTTGGGTGCGATGGCAAATACAGATTCTTCGCAGATTCTAATCAAGAGCGACCTGATTGCAGAATTCAATGGCGGACTTGCAGAACAGTTTATTTTGCAACAAATGAAAAGTAAACGGATTGACCCGATTTACTACCACTCGACGGACGATTCAAGGCTAGAATTAGATTTCCTGATACAGTCGGAAGGCCGCCTCTTGCCCATCGAAGTCAAGTCCGGAGAATCAGTGAGCTCCAACTCCCTTTCGACGCTGCTGCAAAACACGCCAGGACTCCAGGCAATTCGCTACTCCATGCGCCCCTATAGGGAGCAAGCATCTTTGACTAATGTTCCGCTTTATGCGGTGTAA